A region of Planktomarina temperata RCA23 DNA encodes the following proteins:
- a CDS encoding NAD-dependent succinate-semialdehyde dehydrogenase gives MLDSSTDLKSMLSDPSLLQTQAFINNQWVDGENGATFDVSNPARGDVIAQVADLSRADLARAIDGAEAAQKKWAALTAKERCNILRNWYNLMMEHQSDLAMILTAEMGKPLTEAMGEISYGASFVEFFAEEAKRNYGETIPGHQADKRITVIKQPIGVAASITPWNFPNAMITRKAAPALAAGCAFVARPSELTPLSALALGVLAQRAGLPAGILQIVPSNDASASGKEFCENSKVRKLTFTGSTRVGRILLGQAAEQVKKCSMELGGNAPFIVFDDAVLDEAVIGAMACKFRNNGQTCVCANRIYVQAGVYEEFTKRFKVAVEAMKVGDGFAGADLGPLISKPALAKVEDHIADALSKGAVVATGGKPHDLGGTFFEPTILTGVTQDMTVSKEETFGPMAPLFKFENVDDVIAMANDTIFGLAAYFYAKDLSRVYKVAEALEYGIIGVNTGIISTEVAPFGGVKQSGLGREGSRHGMDEYLELKYICMSV, from the coding sequence ATGCTTGATTCATCCACAGATCTAAAATCCATGCTCTCAGATCCTAGCTTGCTGCAAACGCAAGCCTTCATCAACAACCAATGGGTTGATGGGGAAAATGGTGCAACCTTTGACGTTTCAAACCCCGCGCGCGGTGATGTGATCGCGCAGGTCGCTGACCTTTCGCGCGCTGATTTGGCACGGGCGATTGACGGCGCTGAGGCCGCACAAAAGAAATGGGCCGCGCTGACCGCGAAGGAACGCTGCAACATCCTGCGCAACTGGTATAATTTGATGATGGAACATCAGTCTGATTTGGCGATGATCCTCACGGCGGAAATGGGCAAACCCCTTACAGAAGCCATGGGAGAAATTTCCTATGGTGCGTCCTTCGTCGAATTTTTCGCCGAAGAGGCCAAGCGCAACTATGGTGAAACCATTCCGGGTCACCAGGCCGATAAGCGGATTACCGTTATAAAACAGCCCATCGGTGTTGCGGCTTCAATCACGCCTTGGAATTTCCCCAATGCGATGATTACCCGCAAAGCGGCACCCGCTTTGGCCGCAGGCTGCGCGTTCGTCGCCCGGCCCTCAGAATTGACCCCATTGTCCGCTTTGGCTCTGGGGGTCTTGGCCCAGCGCGCGGGCTTACCTGCGGGGATATTACAGATTGTCCCCTCCAATGACGCATCCGCTTCGGGCAAGGAGTTTTGTGAAAACTCGAAAGTGCGCAAACTCACCTTCACCGGCTCAACCCGCGTTGGACGCATTCTTTTGGGTCAAGCCGCTGAGCAGGTGAAAAAATGCTCCATGGAGCTGGGCGGCAATGCCCCCTTTATTGTCTTTGATGATGCAGTTCTTGATGAGGCGGTGATCGGGGCCATGGCCTGTAAGTTCCGCAACAATGGCCAGACCTGTGTCTGTGCCAACCGGATTTATGTGCAAGCAGGCGTTTACGAGGAATTCACCAAACGCTTTAAAGTGGCGGTTGAAGCCATGAAAGTGGGCGACGGGTTTGCCGGTGCAGACCTTGGCCCGCTGATCTCTAAGCCAGCTCTGGCAAAGGTCGAGGATCATATCGCCGATGCGCTGTCCAAGGGCGCGGTTGTCGCAACTGGGGGCAAGCCGCATGATCTGGGCGGCACCTTCTTTGAGCCGACCATCCTGACCGGCGTGACGCAAGACATGACCGTGAGCAAGGAAGAGACATTCGGCCCCATGGCGCCTCTGTTCAAGTTTGAAAACGTAGATGATGTGATTGCCATGGCCAATGATACGATTTTCGGCCTGGCCGCCTATTTCTATGCCAAGGACCTGAGCCGTGTGTATAAAGTGGCCGAAGCGCTAGAATACGGCATTATCGGCGTGAACACAGGCATCATCTCTACTGAGGTCGCCCCGTTTGGCGGTGTTAAGCAATCCGGTCTTGGCCGGGAAGGCAGCCGTCATGGCATGGATGAATATCTAGAGCTGAAATATATCTGTATGTCGGTCTAA
- a CDS encoding alpha/beta hydrolase, which translates to MSLDDAYANAAYIPDADGFLTYWDETARSYRDAEHTLGRAQLNQPYGAHPDQAFDLFFPAGRPLGLMIFVHGGYWLRFGRRDFSHLAQGACARDWAVALPSYPLAPGASIPEITQSVALAIGQIANRIPGPIVLAGHSAGGHLVARMGQVDSGLSSEVRARIQSIVPISPVADLRPLLQTQMSGPLALTEDIAKAESPALHPAPKTMRAHIWVGADERPAFLEQARLLAENWQSDLTIEPKKHHFDIIAGLEDPESDLLDALLGRAP; encoded by the coding sequence GTGAGCCTTGATGATGCCTATGCAAATGCCGCCTATATTCCCGATGCCGACGGGTTTTTAACCTATTGGGATGAAACCGCGCGCAGCTATCGAGACGCCGAGCATACGCTGGGCCGGGCACAGTTGAACCAGCCCTATGGGGCGCATCCAGACCAAGCTTTTGACCTGTTCTTTCCGGCGGGACGCCCGCTGGGCCTGATGATCTTCGTGCATGGCGGCTACTGGTTGCGATTCGGACGGCGAGATTTTTCTCATTTGGCCCAAGGCGCCTGCGCGCGCGATTGGGCCGTGGCCTTGCCCAGTTATCCATTGGCCCCTGGTGCATCGATCCCTGAGATCACGCAGTCGGTGGCCTTGGCCATAGGTCAGATTGCCAATCGGATCCCTGGACCGATTGTTTTGGCAGGTCACTCTGCCGGGGGGCATTTGGTGGCGCGTATGGGGCAGGTGGACAGCGGCCTGTCTTCAGAGGTTCGCGCGCGGATCCAGAGCATTGTGCCAATATCGCCGGTTGCCGATTTGCGGCCGTTACTGCAGACGCAGATGAGCGGGCCACTGGCGCTGACCGAGGATATTGCCAAGGCGGAAAGTCCGGCCTTGCACCCGGCGCCCAAAACGATGCGCGCACATATTTGGGTTGGCGCGGATGAGCGGCCGGCGTTCTTAGAACAAGCGCGGCTTTTGGCAGAAAATTGGCAATCGGACCTGACAATTGAGCCCAAAAAACATCATTTCGACATCATCGCTGGCCTGGAAGATCCCGAAAGTGACCTGCTGGATGCACTACTGGGGCGGGCGCCTTAG
- a CDS encoding SDR family oxidoreductase, whose amino-acid sequence MRLHGKTAIVTGAGSGFGAGIAQQFAAEGATVMVADINLDAAQAIAEPLAATAQHVDVASDSSVAHMIGAAQALWGRIDILVNNAGITHLPQAMDQVSEAEFDQVFAVNAKSVFLTARHLVPLLKRQRSGAILNIASTAGVSPRPNLNWYNASKGWMITATKAMAVELAPFNIRVNALNPVAGETPLLASFMGEDTPEMRAKFLSTIPLGRFSTPQDMGHAASFLCSDEASMITGVALEVDGGRCI is encoded by the coding sequence ATGCGACTTCATGGAAAAACCGCGATTGTCACGGGGGCAGGTTCAGGCTTTGGAGCCGGAATAGCTCAACAATTTGCTGCCGAAGGTGCAACAGTGATGGTCGCAGATATCAATCTGGATGCCGCGCAAGCCATCGCAGAACCACTTGCAGCGACGGCGCAGCATGTGGATGTCGCAAGCGACAGCTCTGTCGCTCATATGATCGGCGCGGCGCAGGCCCTTTGGGGACGGATTGATATTTTGGTCAACAATGCTGGCATTACCCATTTGCCGCAAGCGATGGATCAGGTCAGCGAAGCAGAATTTGATCAGGTCTTCGCCGTGAACGCCAAATCCGTTTTCTTGACCGCACGCCATCTTGTGCCGCTGCTCAAGCGCCAAAGGTCGGGCGCCATCTTGAATATTGCCTCAACCGCCGGTGTATCGCCCAGACCCAATTTAAATTGGTATAATGCCTCAAAAGGCTGGATGATTACCGCGACCAAAGCCATGGCCGTTGAACTGGCGCCATTTAACATTCGGGTCAATGCGCTCAATCCTGTGGCCGGTGAGACTCCATTGCTCGCCAGTTTCATGGGAGAAGACACGCCGGAGATGCGGGCAAAATTTCTCTCGACTATTCCGCTTGGACGTTTTTCAACGCCGCAGGATATGGGACATGCCGCCAGCTTTCTGTGCTCTGATGAAGCCAGTATGATCACCGGAGTGGCGCTGGAAGTTGACGGCGGGCGCTGCATTTGA
- a CDS encoding DUF1523 family protein, producing MLVKMRWILKVLLALLVLAVFHYNLPQRDIVRITGTEILRKDLSGWTGMFYAAAQSGEAQTQNRDLRLINTVRANGKVSVYRNEDTGFNWPPYLKFDSSNLQAEAEDAVSSKEAPEWYILRHYGWRNTFWSIYPNAVSLTPVAGPDVRLIPWFNIVFLVLLAALIWAVYVRLRGFWARRVDPVIDRIDAAAEETTDRVKGWFRRK from the coding sequence ATGCTGGTCAAAATGAGATGGATTTTGAAAGTGCTATTGGCTTTGCTGGTGCTTGCGGTGTTTCATTATAATTTACCCCAACGCGATATTGTGCGCATCACGGGCACAGAGATTTTGCGCAAAGACTTATCGGGCTGGACTGGCATGTTCTATGCGGCAGCACAAAGTGGTGAGGCGCAAACTCAGAACCGTGATTTGAGGTTGATTAATACCGTCCGGGCCAATGGTAAGGTGAGCGTGTATCGCAATGAAGACACGGGCTTTAACTGGCCGCCCTATCTCAAGTTTGACAGCTCAAACCTCCAGGCCGAAGCCGAAGATGCTGTCTCGAGCAAGGAGGCGCCAGAATGGTATATTCTGCGGCATTATGGGTGGCGCAACACGTTTTGGTCGATTTACCCCAATGCCGTTAGCCTCACGCCGGTCGCCGGGCCGGATGTCCGGTTGATCCCTTGGTTTAACATTGTCTTTTTGGTCCTATTGGCGGCTTTGATTTGGGCGGTCTATGTGCGCCTGCGTGGGTTTTGGGCGCGGCGCGTGGATCCGGTCATTGACCGGATTGATGCGGCGGCAGAGGAGACCACGGACCGCGTCAAAGGGTGGTTTCGCCGCAAATAA
- the deoC gene encoding deoxyribose-phosphate aldolase — MEQITTTVTQLPQTLEPRNPGLPLDLDWALSVQANTSAIERRCASLPGRRSVKKDHQAAWLARAISCIDLTTLSGDDTAGRVKRLCAKARQPVRQDILQQIGLPHLTTGAVCVYHDMIETAVTALQGSGIPVAAVSTGFPAGLSPLHLRIEEIRESVKAGASEIDIVISRRHVLTQNWQALYDEMAAFRTACGDAHVKAILATGELGSLRNVGRASLICMMAGADFIKTSTGKESVNATLPVTLVMLRAIRAYYNRTGFRVGYKPAGGISKAKDAITYLALIKEELGDRWLRPDLFRFGASSLLGDIERQLEHHLTGGYSANHRHPMG; from the coding sequence ATGGAACAAATTACGACGACAGTGACGCAGTTGCCTCAGACACTCGAGCCGCGCAATCCGGGATTGCCGCTTGATTTGGATTGGGCCCTTTCCGTTCAGGCCAATACCTCCGCCATTGAAAGGCGCTGCGCCAGCCTGCCGGGACGGCGCTCTGTCAAAAAAGATCATCAAGCCGCTTGGCTCGCGCGGGCAATCAGCTGCATTGATCTTACCACCCTGTCGGGCGATGATACTGCGGGCCGGGTCAAACGTCTCTGCGCCAAAGCCCGCCAGCCGGTACGTCAAGATATTTTGCAACAGATCGGCCTGCCGCATCTGACCACTGGAGCGGTCTGCGTTTACCATGATATGATTGAGACCGCAGTGACCGCATTGCAGGGCAGCGGCATTCCCGTGGCCGCCGTCAGTACCGGCTTTCCCGCGGGCCTATCGCCGCTGCATCTTCGCATTGAGGAAATCCGCGAGAGTGTAAAAGCCGGGGCCTCGGAAATTGACATCGTCATCTCGCGCCGCCATGTTTTGACCCAAAATTGGCAAGCTCTCTATGATGAAATGGCCGCCTTCAGAACGGCCTGCGGTGATGCGCATGTGAAGGCCATTCTTGCCACAGGTGAGCTTGGCAGCCTGCGCAATGTTGGACGTGCCAGCTTAATCTGCATGATGGCCGGAGCTGATTTCATCAAAACCTCGACGGGCAAGGAAAGCGTGAATGCGACCCTGCCGGTGACTTTGGTCATGCTGCGCGCCATCCGTGCCTATTATAATCGCACAGGTTTTCGGGTCGGCTATAAACCAGCGGGCGGGATCTCAAAGGCAAAGGACGCCATCACCTATCTGGCTTTGATCAAAGAAGAACTGGGCGACCGCTGGTTGCGCCCCGATCTGTTCCGCTTTGGCGCCTCCTCTTTGCTCGGTGATATTGAACGCCAGCTCGAACATCACCTCACTGGCGGATATTCTGCCAATCACCGCCACCCGATGGGATAA
- a CDS encoding glycosyl hydrolase family 18 protein, translating into MNDLTRKGRIKMTTKKKISLAMGLLLASTALQAQEVVNRGIDMSVVTGGVAVPTGTASGVQRNVKFSDRSYQIPENFELGSYYATWGIYGGRDYWPADVPVERLSEVYLAFGAICGLNPGAFEGGASLAKFCEDSHANSDSGSYYLPHITSLEDGEASFIDDPWGMFDKKDPTATDALRDTQFKQILDWKNRNADLNVIVSVGGWSYSRPFFEMISTPENRAKFIDSLEMWLKTPAFGLIDGIDFDFEFPGGAGHDEDVGDPSHDHRPRPLEQVYFLQRQPSKRRDS; encoded by the coding sequence TTGAACGATCTAACTAGAAAGGGACGTATTAAAATGACCACGAAAAAGAAGATAAGTTTGGCTATGGGCTTGCTGCTCGCCTCGACGGCGTTGCAAGCTCAAGAAGTCGTAAACCGCGGAATTGATATGTCGGTGGTAACCGGCGGTGTGGCCGTACCAACAGGTACCGCCTCCGGCGTTCAGCGCAATGTAAAGTTTTCTGATCGGAGCTATCAGATCCCAGAAAACTTCGAATTGGGCAGCTATTATGCAACTTGGGGCATCTATGGTGGCCGTGATTACTGGCCTGCTGACGTTCCTGTAGAGCGTTTGAGCGAAGTTTATCTCGCTTTTGGCGCTATTTGTGGTCTCAATCCCGGCGCTTTCGAAGGCGGTGCGTCGCTCGCAAAATTCTGCGAAGACTCTCATGCAAATAGCGACAGCGGCAGCTATTATTTGCCACACATTACATCCCTTGAAGATGGTGAAGCCAGCTTCATTGATGACCCATGGGGCATGTTTGACAAAAAAGACCCCACCGCCACAGACGCGCTAAGAGACACACAGTTCAAACAGATCCTTGATTGGAAAAATCGCAATGCAGATTTGAACGTCATCGTATCAGTCGGTGGTTGGAGCTATAGCCGCCCGTTCTTCGAGATGATCTCTACACCCGAGAACCGCGCAAAATTCATTGACAGCCTTGAAATGTGGCTGAAAACCCCTGCATTTGGGTTAATTGATGGTATTGATTTCGACTTTGAGTTTCCAGGCGGCGCCGGTCACGACGAAGATGTTGGTGATCCAAGTCACGATCACAGACCGCGACCCTTGGAGCAGGTATATTTTTTACAGCGCCAGCCGTCGAAACGAAGGGACTCGTAA
- the glcF gene encoding glycolate oxidase subunit GlcF: protein MQTHFTETQLLDPQIKRTNDILRSCIHCGFCTATCPTYQVLGDELDSPRGRIYLIKDMLENQRTPDEKTVKHIDRCLSCLACMTTCPSGVNYMHLVDHARAYIEQTYKRSWSDRVLRWVLARILPYPNRFRLALLGAKIARPFRHLVPDPRLKAMLDMAPKQIPAPSPNDDAQIFPAQGQLKLRVALMTGCAQRALNTDINDATIRLLTRHGAEVVVLKQGCCGALTHHMGKVDESHRTAAVNIEAFAAEDAARGLDAVVINTSGCGTTVKDYGHMFEGDPLEGKAARVAQLARDVSEVLMELDLPKLPDQGLRVAYHAACSLQHGQQIKTFPKDLLRRVGYKVLEPENSHLCCGSAGTYNLIQPEISGQLKARKIETLEAKTPDAISAGNLGCMMQIGSGTDIPIMHTVELLDWATGGPKPRALSGQPAAGQVPILR from the coding sequence ATGCAAACACATTTTACCGAAACGCAGCTGTTGGACCCGCAAATCAAACGCACCAATGATATTCTGCGCAGCTGTATCCATTGTGGCTTTTGCACGGCGACTTGTCCCACTTATCAAGTGCTGGGTGATGAGTTGGACAGCCCACGCGGCCGAATTTATCTTATTAAGGATATGCTGGAAAATCAGCGGACGCCGGATGAAAAGACGGTTAAACATATAGATCGCTGCCTGTCGTGTTTGGCCTGTATGACAACATGCCCCTCGGGTGTGAATTATATGCATCTGGTAGATCATGCGCGGGCCTATATTGAGCAAACCTATAAGCGCAGCTGGTCGGATCGTGTTTTGCGGTGGGTTCTGGCGCGAATTTTGCCCTATCCCAACCGCTTTCGACTGGCCCTGTTGGGTGCAAAAATCGCCCGACCCTTTCGCCACTTGGTGCCCGATCCTCGGCTGAAAGCGATGCTCGACATGGCGCCAAAGCAAATTCCCGCGCCCAGCCCCAATGATGACGCGCAAATTTTTCCGGCGCAGGGCCAGTTGAAATTGCGTGTGGCGCTTATGACAGGCTGTGCGCAGCGTGCATTGAACACGGATATCAATGACGCAACCATTCGGCTTTTGACTCGGCACGGTGCGGAAGTGGTTGTGCTCAAGCAGGGCTGTTGCGGCGCCTTAACCCATCATATGGGCAAGGTGGACGAAAGCCACCGAACAGCGGCGGTGAATATCGAAGCCTTTGCCGCCGAAGACGCCGCGCGCGGATTGGATGCAGTGGTGATTAACACCTCTGGTTGCGGCACCACCGTGAAAGATTACGGCCATATGTTTGAGGGCGACCCTTTGGAGGGCAAGGCCGCGCGTGTGGCGCAATTAGCGCGCGATGTGAGCGAAGTTTTGATGGAGCTGGACCTGCCAAAACTGCCAGATCAAGGCCTGAGAGTTGCCTATCATGCGGCTTGCTCTTTGCAACATGGTCAACAGATCAAGACCTTTCCGAAAGACCTTCTGCGCCGCGTGGGCTATAAGGTCTTGGAGCCTGAAAACAGCCATCTGTGCTGTGGCTCTGCGGGCACTTATAATTTGATACAGCCTGAGATTTCTGGTCAACTCAAAGCGCGGAAAATTGAGACTCTTGAAGCCAAGACGCCAGATGCCATTTCGGCGGGAAATCTTGGCTGTATGATGCAAATCGGCAGTGGTACGGATATTCCGATTATGCATACGGTGGAATTGCTCGATTGGGCCACCGGGGGCCCAAAACCTCGCGCTTTGTCAGGTCAACCGGCAGCCGGTCAGGTTCCAATTCTACGGTAA
- a CDS encoding trypsin-like serine peptidase, with translation MQHFLKRACLVIGFLPGVMGLTAASATDMDRQWPAVGRLNVTGGGFCTATLIGELHVLTAAHCVFDAQSGARVDVDDLEFRAGWQDGQAESYRKIAAVRVHPDFSFAEQEGLKRVASDLAILRLRTPIAHPDIIPFSVAQMPMRGARVAVVSYAHDRSEGPKVHQGCTILGRKEKAQVFGCEVDYGSSGAPVFRLDLGMPMIISVISAKSTHAGEPISLGAAAGEKLVILPSRGANFLRP, from the coding sequence ATGCAACATTTCTTGAAGCGGGCTTGTCTTGTCATCGGATTCTTACCGGGGGTGATGGGTTTAACTGCCGCCTCGGCAACAGATATGGATAGGCAATGGCCCGCTGTCGGGCGGCTCAATGTGACAGGCGGCGGGTTTTGCACCGCAACATTGATCGGAGAGTTGCATGTGTTGACAGCTGCGCATTGTGTTTTTGATGCACAATCCGGAGCCCGCGTGGACGTTGATGATCTGGAATTTCGGGCCGGTTGGCAGGATGGGCAGGCCGAATCTTATCGCAAGATCGCGGCTGTTAGGGTGCACCCAGATTTTTCCTTTGCCGAGCAAGAGGGGCTCAAACGGGTGGCGAGTGATTTGGCCATCCTGCGGCTGCGCACCCCCATTGCGCATCCCGACATCATCCCCTTTTCAGTCGCACAGATGCCGATGCGTGGCGCGCGTGTCGCTGTGGTGTCTTATGCTCATGACCGCAGTGAGGGGCCGAAGGTGCACCAAGGCTGCACCATTTTGGGGCGTAAAGAGAAGGCCCAAGTGTTTGGTTGTGAGGTCGACTACGGCTCCTCCGGCGCACCGGTGTTTCGTTTGGACCTTGGCATGCCGATGATAATTTCGGTCATTTCTGCCAAATCCACACATGCCGGAGAGCCGATCTCCCTGGGTGCGGCGGCGGGTGAGAAATTGGTGATCCTGCCGTCCCGTGGCGCGAATTTTTTGCGGCCGTAA
- a CDS encoding Hsp20 family protein, whose translation MRSFDFAPLYRASIGFDQIADLLDRVSAHEGGQSSYPPYNIEKTGEDGYRISIAAAGFSEADLEIEVKEKTLNVSAHKPKAEDNKTYLHRGIATRAFERQFHLADHVRAVGASYEDGMLHIDLIREVPEALKPRRIQIQSKSPLQVEASPA comes from the coding sequence ATGCGTTCGTTTGACTTTGCACCGCTTTACCGTGCCAGCATTGGCTTTGATCAGATTGCTGACCTGCTCGACCGTGTGTCGGCTCATGAGGGCGGACAATCCAGCTACCCGCCCTACAATATCGAAAAAACTGGAGAAGATGGATATCGCATTTCCATTGCGGCTGCCGGATTTTCAGAGGCGGATCTGGAAATTGAAGTTAAGGAAAAAACCTTAAACGTTTCGGCGCACAAGCCGAAAGCTGAAGATAACAAGACCTATTTGCACCGCGGTATCGCCACGCGCGCCTTTGAGCGGCAGTTTCATCTTGCCGACCATGTGCGCGCGGTCGGCGCGAGCTATGAGGATGGCATGCTGCATATTGATTTGATCCGCGAGGTGCCAGAGGCTCTCAAACCTCGCCGCATCCAAATTCAATCAAAATCTCCGTTGCAGGTGGAAGCCAGCCCGGCATGA
- a CDS encoding aldehyde dehydrogenase family protein, which yields MPIETIFDTMEYGTAPEDRSVALQWIANHGGLIGPYVNGAFAPARDDLTIRNHATGEKLAGMTLCTKDEVTEAVQSARAAQPDWQKAGGAARARVLYALARLMQKHARLLAVMESLDNGKPIRESRDIDIPLAIRHFYHHAGHAQLMPSALSDRVALGVCGQIIPWNFPLLMLAWKIAPALAMGNTVVLKPAEYTPMTAMIFADICSQAGVPPGVVNIVTGDGSTGAALVDATVDKIAFTGSTSVGRQIQEATAGSGKSLTLELGGKSPYIVFDDADIDSAVEGLVDAIWFNQGQVCCAGSRLLIHEAIADDFHNRLKARMDKLRIGDPLDKSIDVGAIVDPIQLQQIQALVQANTAGQTYHAQTPVPEGCFYPPTLITGLHPADTLMQEEIFGPVLVSTTFRTPAEAVEIANNSKYGLAATLWTENINLALEIAPKLVAGVVWVNATNLFDAAAGFGGTRESGFGREGGWEGLQAYSKPRQPLPEPAQVTPFTGQGAAADDIDRTAKLFIGGKQARPDGGYSQAIFGPKGQLLGHAPIANRKDIRNAVQAQLACGWGKTTGHLRAQILYYLAENLAAQTNRFAERLDAMTGSTTGAEEVRAAVDVLFTYAAWADKFEGRAKSVPMRAVALAMREPVGTIAALCSDQHPLLGLVTPMAAALCTGNSITLCASAPFPLAATDFSHILEASDVPAGVVNILTGPQADLAPHLGAHMGLDTVWCLSGAELTQEVQARASSNIKRVWQGAAQDDHDSWLDAGTEIKTIWIPYGE from the coding sequence ATGCCTATTGAAACAATTTTTGACACAATGGAGTATGGCACAGCCCCTGAAGATCGCAGCGTAGCGCTTCAGTGGATTGCCAATCACGGCGGCCTTATTGGCCCTTATGTCAATGGCGCCTTCGCGCCTGCGCGGGACGATCTGACCATTCGCAATCATGCGACAGGCGAGAAGCTTGCAGGCATGACCCTATGCACAAAAGATGAGGTGACAGAGGCGGTGCAGAGCGCCAGAGCTGCGCAACCTGACTGGCAAAAAGCAGGGGGGGCGGCGCGCGCCCGCGTGCTCTATGCCCTCGCACGTTTGATGCAAAAACACGCAAGATTGCTCGCCGTGATGGAATCTTTGGACAATGGCAAACCCATCCGTGAAAGCCGGGACATTGATATCCCTCTCGCCATTCGACATTTTTACCATCACGCCGGCCATGCACAATTGATGCCCTCGGCCCTATCGGATCGCGTGGCTTTGGGTGTCTGCGGGCAAATTATCCCGTGGAATTTCCCGCTTCTCATGCTCGCTTGGAAAATTGCACCCGCCTTGGCGATGGGCAATACGGTTGTCCTTAAGCCCGCCGAATATACGCCGATGACAGCTATGATCTTCGCCGATATTTGCAGCCAGGCCGGCGTGCCCCCAGGTGTGGTGAATATCGTAACTGGGGACGGCAGCACAGGCGCCGCATTGGTCGATGCGACCGTGGACAAAATCGCCTTCACCGGCTCAACCTCGGTCGGGCGGCAAATTCAAGAGGCAACGGCCGGCAGTGGCAAATCCCTCACCCTCGAATTGGGCGGAAAATCTCCCTATATCGTCTTTGATGACGCCGATATCGACAGCGCCGTCGAAGGGCTCGTGGATGCGATCTGGTTCAACCAAGGTCAGGTCTGCTGCGCGGGGTCTCGCTTGCTCATTCATGAAGCCATTGCCGATGATTTTCACAACCGTTTAAAGGCGCGGATGGATAAATTACGCATCGGCGACCCGCTCGATAAATCCATAGATGTCGGGGCAATAGTTGATCCCATTCAACTTCAGCAGATCCAAGCGCTGGTGCAGGCCAATACAGCTGGGCAGACCTATCACGCACAAACGCCCGTGCCAGAGGGCTGTTTTTACCCGCCCACTTTGATCACCGGGTTGCATCCAGCCGATACCCTTATGCAGGAAGAGATCTTTGGTCCCGTGCTGGTCTCAACCACCTTCCGCACCCCGGCGGAGGCCGTGGAGATTGCCAACAACAGCAAATACGGTTTGGCAGCGACGCTCTGGACCGAAAACATCAATCTTGCGCTGGAAATCGCCCCTAAGCTCGTGGCCGGTGTGGTCTGGGTCAATGCGACCAATCTATTTGACGCTGCAGCCGGGTTTGGCGGCACGCGCGAAAGTGGATTTGGCCGCGAAGGCGGCTGGGAAGGGTTGCAAGCCTATAGCAAGCCAAGACAGCCCTTGCCCGAGCCGGCCCAAGTGACGCCTTTCACCGGACAAGGTGCCGCTGCCGATGATATTGATCGAACCGCGAAACTCTTTATCGGTGGCAAACAGGCCCGGCCGGACGGAGGCTATAGCCAAGCGATTTTTGGCCCCAAAGGGCAACTGCTCGGCCACGCGCCCATCGCCAATCGCAAGGACATCCGCAACGCCGTGCAAGCGCAATTGGCCTGCGGCTGGGGCAAAACCACTGGTCACTTGCGGGCACAAATTCTCTATTACCTCGCCGAAAATCTAGCGGCCCAAACCAATAGGTTTGCTGAGCGCTTGGACGCGATGACGGGCTCGACCACAGGCGCTGAAGAAGTGCGTGCGGCGGTCGATGTCTTATTCACCTATGCCGCTTGGGCCGATAAATTCGAAGGCCGGGCCAAATCTGTACCGATGCGCGCAGTGGCTTTGGCCATGCGTGAACCCGTGGGGACGATTGCAGCTCTTTGTTCAGATCAACATCCCCTTCTGGGCTTGGTCACGCCCATGGCTGCCGCTCTTTGCACGGGCAACTCTATAACCCTCTGCGCCAGCGCGCCGTTTCCCTTGGCGGCCACAGATTTCTCGCACATCCTTGAAGCATCTGACGTGCCGGCCGGGGTGGTGAATATCCTCACCGGACCTCAGGCGGACCTTGCGCCACATCTGGGCGCGCATATGGGGCTGGACACTGTGTGGTGTTTATCAGGCGCAGAGCTCACCCAAGAGGTGCAAGCGCGCGCCAGCAGCAATATCAAACGCGTTTGGCAAGGCGCGGCACAAGACGATCACGACAGCTGGCTAGATGCGGGCACAGAGATCAAAACCATCTGGATCCCCTACGGCGAGTAA